A genomic stretch from Croceibacterium aestuarii includes:
- the rplL gene encoding 50S ribosomal protein L7/L12 translates to MADIAKLVEELSKLTVMEAAELAKALEEEWGVSAAAAVAVAAPAGGGDAGAAAEEKDEFDVILTGDGGKKIQVIKEVRAITGLGLTEAKALVESTPKAVKEGVNKAEAEEIKGKIEAAGGTVELK, encoded by the coding sequence ATGGCCGATATCGCCAAGCTTGTTGAAGAACTGTCGAAGCTGACCGTCATGGAAGCCGCCGAGCTTGCCAAGGCGCTCGAAGAAGAGTGGGGCGTTAGCGCCGCCGCCGCTGTTGCCGTTGCTGCCCCCGCGGGCGGTGGCGACGCTGGCGCCGCTGCCGAAGAGAAGGACGAATTCGACGTCATTCTCACCGGCGACGGTGGCAAGAAGATCCAGGTCATCAAGGAAGTCCGCGCCATCACCGGCCTGGGCCTGACCGAAGCCAAGGCCCTCGTCGAGAGCACCCCGAAAGCGGTGAAGGAAGGCGTGAACAAGGCCGAGGCCGAAGAGATCAAGGGCAAGATCGAAGCTGCCGGCGGCACCGTCGAGCTGAAGTAA
- the groL gene encoding chaperonin GroEL (60 kDa chaperone family; promotes refolding of misfolded polypeptides especially under stressful conditions; forms two stacked rings of heptamers to form a barrel-shaped 14mer; ends can be capped by GroES; misfolded proteins enter the barrel where they are refolded when GroES binds) translates to MAAKDVKFGRDARERILKGVDTLANAVKVTLGPKGRNVVLDKSFGAPRITKDGVTVAKEIELKDKFENMGAQMLREVASKTNDLAGDGTTTATVLAQAIVREGMKSVAAGMNPMDLKRGIDTAVSKVVENLKGRSKDVSGTAEIAQVGVISANGDKEVGEKIAEAMEKVGKEGVITVEEAKGLEFELDVVEGMQFDRGYLSPYFVTNPEKMVVELDNPYILIHEKKLSNLQSMLPVLEAVVQSGRPLLIIAEDIEGEALATLVVNKLRGGLKVAAVKAPGFGDRRKAMLQDISILTKGEMISEDLGIKLENVTLGMLGEAKRVTIDKDNTTIVDGAGDGSDIKARVEQIRAQIETTTSDYDKEKLQERLAKLAGGVAVIKVGGASEVEVKERKDRVDDALHATRAAVEEGIVPGGGTALLYATKALAGLKGDNDDQTRGIDIVRQAIMSPIRQIAENAGHDGAVVSGNLLREDDETQGFNAATDTYENLVAAGVVDPTKVVRTALQDAASVAGLLITTEAAISEVPEDKPAPAMPDMGGMGGGMGF, encoded by the coding sequence ATGGCTGCCAAGGACGTAAAGTTCGGCCGCGATGCGCGCGAGCGCATCCTCAAGGGCGTCGACACGCTCGCCAATGCCGTCAAGGTCACGCTCGGCCCCAAGGGCCGCAACGTCGTGCTCGACAAGAGCTTCGGCGCGCCGCGCATCACCAAGGACGGCGTTACCGTCGCCAAGGAGATCGAGCTCAAGGACAAGTTCGAGAACATGGGCGCGCAGATGCTGCGCGAAGTGGCCTCGAAGACCAACGATCTCGCCGGTGACGGCACCACCACCGCCACCGTGCTGGCCCAGGCCATCGTGCGCGAAGGCATGAAGTCGGTCGCCGCCGGCATGAACCCGATGGACCTCAAGCGCGGCATCGATACCGCCGTCAGCAAGGTCGTCGAGAACCTCAAGGGTCGCTCCAAGGACGTCTCCGGCACCGCCGAGATCGCCCAGGTCGGCGTCATTTCGGCCAACGGCGACAAGGAAGTCGGCGAGAAGATTGCCGAAGCGATGGAGAAGGTCGGCAAGGAAGGCGTGATCACCGTCGAAGAAGCGAAGGGTCTCGAATTCGAGCTCGACGTCGTCGAGGGCATGCAGTTCGACCGCGGCTACCTGAGCCCGTACTTCGTGACCAATCCCGAAAAGATGGTCGTCGAACTCGACAACCCCTACATCCTGATCCACGAGAAGAAGCTGTCGAACCTGCAGTCGATGCTGCCGGTGCTCGAAGCGGTTGTGCAGAGCGGTCGTCCGCTGCTGATCATCGCCGAGGACATCGAGGGCGAGGCGCTGGCGACCCTGGTAGTCAACAAGCTGCGCGGCGGCCTCAAGGTCGCTGCCGTCAAGGCCCCCGGCTTCGGCGATCGCCGCAAGGCGATGCTGCAGGACATCTCGATCCTGACCAAGGGCGAGATGATCTCCGAGGATCTCGGCATCAAGCTCGAGAACGTCACGCTCGGCATGCTCGGCGAAGCCAAGCGCGTCACCATCGACAAGGACAACACCACGATCGTCGATGGCGCGGGCGATGGCTCCGACATCAAGGCCCGGGTCGAGCAGATCCGTGCCCAGATCGAGACAACGACCAGCGACTACGACAAGGAAAAGCTGCAGGAACGCCTGGCCAAGCTGGCCGGCGGTGTTGCGGTGATCAAGGTCGGCGGCGCGTCCGAGGTCGAGGTGAAGGAACGCAAGGACCGCGTCGACGACGCGCTCCACGCGACCCGCGCCGCGGTCGAGGAAGGCATCGTTCCGGGCGGCGGTACCGCGCTGCTCTACGCCACCAAGGCTCTCGCCGGGCTCAAGGGTGACAACGACGACCAGACCCGCGGCATCGACATCGTCCGTCAGGCGATCATGTCGCCAATCCGGCAGATCGCCGAGAACGCCGGACACGACGGTGCCGTGGTTTCGGGCAACCTCCTGCGCGAGGATGACGAGACCCAGGGCTTCAACGCCGCGACCGACACCTACGAGAACCTCGTGGCGGCCGGCGTGGTCGACCCGACCAAGGTCGTTCGCACGGCGCTCCAGGACGCGGCTTCGGTCGCCGGCCTGCTGATCACCACCGAAGCGGCGATCAGCGAGGTCCCGGAAGACAAGCCGGCCCCCGCCATGCCCGACATGGGCGGCATGGGCGGCGGCATGGGCTTCTAA
- a CDS encoding DUF6481 family protein, with the protein MAGFKELDFNERRAAAQKARDAALAKLKAKPAVSEAELARRRQAGEARDAAAAHKREAAARARLEAEEAAESARAATPTEAERKAERDAKYAARKNRKARR; encoded by the coding sequence ATGGCCGGTTTCAAAGAGCTCGATTTCAACGAACGCCGCGCCGCGGCGCAGAAAGCGCGAGACGCCGCCCTGGCGAAGCTCAAGGCGAAACCTGCAGTGAGCGAGGCCGAACTCGCCCGGCGCCGCCAAGCAGGGGAAGCTCGCGACGCGGCTGCGGCGCATAAGCGTGAAGCGGCGGCGCGGGCTCGCCTTGAAGCCGAGGAAGCAGCGGAGTCGGCTCGCGCTGCAACGCCCACCGAAGCCGAGCGCAAGGCGGAGCGCGATGCCAAGTACGCCGCACGCAAGAACCGCAAAGCTCGGCGCTAG
- a CDS encoding c-type cytochrome produces MTSRLAVAAALAFALAACGADNTSDTGPEASSTTVATDAMAVETPAVSASDTPAPGATETPAPTPSPTASASASASASATPTPTKVAAAGPPEAFKQCAVCHSTEPGKTLIGPSLAGIYGEKAGDVPGYKFSDAMKNSGLTWNEATLDRYLTDPKAVVPGTTMALAGIKDAGKRADIIAYLKTL; encoded by the coding sequence ATGACGTCCCGCCTTGCCGTTGCCGCCGCTCTCGCTTTCGCGCTCGCCGCTTGCGGCGCCGACAATACTTCCGACACGGGACCCGAGGCTTCCTCCACAACCGTAGCGACCGATGCCATGGCGGTTGAGACACCGGCGGTTTCCGCCAGCGACACGCCCGCTCCGGGGGCAACAGAGACGCCTGCTCCAACCCCGAGCCCCACTGCCAGTGCGAGCGCCAGTGCGTCCGCCAGCGCGACTCCGACGCCGACCAAGGTAGCCGCAGCCGGCCCGCCCGAGGCATTCAAGCAGTGCGCGGTGTGTCACTCGACCGAACCGGGCAAGACGCTGATCGGCCCCTCGCTCGCCGGGATCTATGGCGAGAAGGCGGGTGACGTGCCGGGCTACAAGTTCTCCGATGCGATGAAGAACTCCGGCCTGACCTGGAACGAGGCGACGCTCGATCGCTACCTGACCGACCCGAAAGCCGTGGTCCCGGGCACGACCATGGCTCTGGCCGGCATCAAGGACGCCGGCAAGCGGGCGGACATCATCGCTTATCTGAAGACGCTGTAA
- the groES gene encoding co-chaperone GroES produces MAFRPLHDRVLVRRIEAEEKTAGGIIIPDSAKEKPSEGEIVAVGTGTKAEDGKVTPLDVKAGDRVLFGKWSGTEVKLDGEDLLIMKESDIMGVIG; encoded by the coding sequence ATGGCATTTCGTCCGCTGCACGATCGCGTGCTGGTTCGCCGCATCGAGGCCGAGGAAAAGACGGCCGGCGGCATTATCATTCCCGACAGCGCCAAGGAAAAGCCGAGCGAGGGCGAAATCGTCGCCGTCGGCACCGGCACCAAGGCCGAAGACGGCAAGGTCACGCCGCTCGACGTCAAGGCCGGCGACCGCGTGCTGTTCGGCAAGTGGTCGGGCACCGAGGTCAAGCTCGACGGCGAAGACCTGCTGATCATGAAGGAAAGCGACATCATGGGCGTGATCGGCTGA
- a CDS encoding cation:proton antiporter domain-containing protein: MDGVLLLGFGLGFVLLFRKLGLGATLGYLVAGAVVGPDVLGLAGDAEAMIPVAELGITLLLFVVGLELSPSRLWEMKSEIFGLGLLQVALCGLALSALLYVATPFTLGASLAIGLPLALSSTAQVLPMLQSAGRLHTPFGERAFSILLFQDLSIIPLLTIVAALSRNPAQDTGPPGWQMVLITLAAIAGLILAGRFLVRPLFRLISRLGEREMFVVAALAVVVSAAALMEVLGLSTALGAFIAGVMLADTPFRHEIEADVEPFRSILLGLFFLAVGMMLDLSVIAANPLFVVGMAGALIATKTLVIGGLGLVFGMRWRAALALGLLLSQGGEFGFVLFTRAQQGLLIEPEAASLFGAIVTLSMATTPFLMMATKRIRREPMVQEEREGPRTDGASALVVGYGRFGQTVAQMLITSNIPVTLIDTDTEMIDVAGNFGAKVYFGDGTRIDLLRQAGAGEASMILFCLDGDNPTADLLRSVREHFPQAKIYARVFDRRSLIDLRGAPVDFAIREVMESAVQMARAALEELGDNLEDIDKTEKTYRDNDRERLDLQKGEGNYRAGRDRIITQETRSARRGD; encoded by the coding sequence ATGGACGGGGTCCTTTTGCTGGGCTTCGGTCTCGGCTTCGTGCTGCTGTTCCGCAAGCTCGGTCTGGGCGCCACGCTCGGGTACCTCGTGGCGGGCGCGGTGGTTGGGCCCGATGTGCTCGGCCTCGCCGGCGACGCCGAGGCGATGATCCCGGTTGCGGAACTCGGCATTACGCTGCTGCTGTTCGTCGTCGGGCTCGAGCTCTCGCCAAGCCGGCTGTGGGAGATGAAGAGCGAAATCTTCGGCCTTGGCCTGCTACAGGTCGCGCTGTGCGGGCTGGCGCTGAGTGCGCTGCTCTATGTCGCCACCCCGTTCACGCTCGGCGCGTCGCTGGCGATCGGGCTGCCGCTGGCGCTCAGCTCGACCGCACAGGTCCTGCCGATGCTGCAGTCGGCCGGCCGGCTGCACACGCCGTTCGGCGAGCGGGCCTTCTCGATTCTGCTGTTCCAGGACCTGTCGATCATTCCGCTGTTGACGATCGTCGCCGCGCTGAGCCGGAACCCTGCCCAGGACACGGGTCCCCCCGGCTGGCAAATGGTGCTGATAACGCTGGCGGCGATCGCCGGACTGATCCTTGCCGGGCGCTTCCTCGTGCGGCCGCTGTTCCGGCTGATTTCGCGCCTCGGCGAGCGCGAGATGTTCGTCGTCGCCGCACTGGCCGTGGTGGTTTCGGCGGCAGCGCTAATGGAAGTGCTCGGCCTGTCGACCGCGCTCGGAGCGTTCATTGCCGGCGTGATGCTGGCCGACACTCCGTTCCGCCACGAGATCGAAGCCGATGTCGAGCCGTTCCGCTCGATCCTGCTCGGCCTGTTCTTCCTCGCCGTCGGCATGATGCTCGATCTCTCGGTCATCGCTGCCAATCCGCTGTTCGTCGTGGGTATGGCGGGGGCGCTGATCGCGACCAAGACACTGGTGATCGGCGGGCTCGGCCTTGTCTTCGGGATGCGCTGGCGGGCGGCACTGGCGCTGGGCCTGCTGCTCAGCCAGGGCGGCGAATTCGGGTTCGTGCTGTTCACCCGCGCCCAGCAGGGCCTATTGATCGAGCCCGAGGCGGCCAGCCTGTTCGGAGCGATCGTCACGCTGTCGATGGCGACCACGCCGTTTCTGATGATGGCGACCAAGCGCATCCGCCGGGAGCCGATGGTGCAGGAAGAGCGCGAAGGCCCACGCACCGACGGGGCCAGCGCGCTCGTTGTCGGCTATGGCCGCTTCGGGCAAACCGTGGCGCAGATGCTGATTACCTCAAACATCCCGGTGACCTTGATCGACACCGACACCGAGATGATCGACGTTGCCGGCAACTTCGGCGCGAAGGTCTATTTCGGCGACGGCACGCGTATCGATCTTCTCCGTCAGGCGGGTGCGGGCGAAGCGAGCATGATCCTGTTCTGCCTCGACGGCGACAATCCGACGGCCGACCTTTTGCGATCGGTGCGCGAGCATTTCCCGCAGGCCAAGATCTACGCCCGGGTGTTCGATCGTCGCAGCCTCATCGATCTGCGCGGCGCGCCGGTCGACTTCGCCATCCGCGAGGTGATGGAGAGCGCGGTACAGATGGCCCGCGCCGCGCTCGAGGAGCTGGGCGACAACCTCGAGGACATCGACAAGACCGAGAAGACCTATCGCGACAACGACCGCGAACGGCTCGACCTGCAGAAGGGTGAAGGCAACTACCGCGCAGGGCGCGACCGGATCATCACCCAGGAAACCCGGTCCGCACGCCGCGGCGACTAA
- a CDS encoding glutathione S-transferase family protein, with amino-acid sequence MLALYHFGPVANSLTPLLCLLEKGAAFESRALDGRKWEHHDPEFRAINPEGTVPVLVHDRRVLRESTVINEYLDDILPDPPLRPSDPWERAEMRVLTKYVDEYFCPALTVLGAHGATAFASKIDKRVMAQRLANMPNEEVRRKWATISDAGFSDAELADARRRLGNCIARLETQLGDGRPWLMGGTYTLADIKWYSMAPALPRVMVQACNAVAAPATTAWLARMAERPAVAALPAYAPSR; translated from the coding sequence GTGCTGGCGCTTTACCATTTCGGGCCTGTCGCAAACTCGCTCACACCCCTTCTCTGCTTGCTCGAAAAAGGAGCGGCGTTCGAAAGCAGGGCGCTTGATGGCCGCAAGTGGGAGCACCACGATCCCGAATTCCGGGCAATCAATCCCGAGGGCACGGTGCCCGTTCTCGTGCATGACCGGCGGGTGCTGCGCGAATCGACCGTCATCAACGAATATCTCGACGACATCCTTCCCGATCCGCCGCTGCGGCCGTCCGATCCCTGGGAACGGGCCGAGATGCGCGTTCTGACCAAGTACGTCGATGAGTACTTTTGTCCGGCACTGACGGTGCTGGGTGCGCACGGGGCTACAGCGTTTGCCTCGAAGATCGACAAGCGTGTGATGGCCCAGCGGTTGGCCAATATGCCGAACGAGGAGGTCCGCCGGAAGTGGGCGACCATATCCGACGCGGGATTTTCCGATGCCGAGCTGGCCGATGCCCGGCGCAGGCTCGGCAATTGTATCGCCAGACTGGAAACCCAGCTCGGCGACGGGCGCCCCTGGCTGATGGGCGGGACCTACACGCTCGCCGACATCAAATGGTACTCGATGGCTCCGGCGCTGCCGCGGGTCATGGTGCAGGCGTGCAATGCCGTGGCGGCCCCGGCAACAACGGCCTGGTTGGCCCGCATGGCCGAGCGGCCGGCAGTCGCGGCCTTACCTGCCTACGCCCCGAGCCGCTAA
- a CDS encoding MATE family efflux transporter — MTTDPILKPPRAREGWRGEILATLALAWPLALANTAQMMVHAIDVIFVARLGEDALAASSLGISLFIVVLGSLTGMTGFVAALIAAELGRRKHAVREVRRSVRMGLWLAVGLGAVTLLPLHFGNAIMLATGQDPHVADLAGRFLRILMWAGVPMLCSSVLRNFVSALGRPVFATMITVTAIGVGALANYSFVFGHFGMPALGIEGSALASVTVSCFICASYVVAIYSDRRLRRYRVFGNWWRPEWSRLRELLAKGSPVAFTILAEIGLFASAAFLMGRIGPAQLAAHALALQLASIAFQIPFGVGQAATIRVGYHFGAKDEDGIARAGWSALAIGAGVMLLSAGLMVLAPLPILRLYVDVDLPQNAEMIAFAVQFMMIAAAFQLSDGVQAVAAGVLRGLQDTRVPMWLALLGYWVPGLGTAVWLGFYTPLAGTGIWIGLAIGLTVVAVLLTLRFAARGRIGLVPA; from the coding sequence ATGACCACGGACCCGATCCTCAAGCCCCCGCGCGCTCGGGAAGGCTGGCGCGGCGAGATACTCGCTACCCTGGCGCTCGCCTGGCCGCTGGCGCTCGCCAACACGGCGCAGATGATGGTTCACGCGATCGACGTCATCTTCGTCGCCCGGCTGGGTGAGGATGCGCTGGCGGCATCGAGCCTCGGCATTTCGCTTTTCATCGTCGTTCTCGGTTCGCTGACCGGGATGACCGGGTTCGTGGCGGCGCTGATTGCCGCTGAACTCGGGCGGCGCAAGCATGCCGTGCGCGAGGTCCGCCGCTCGGTCCGGATGGGACTGTGGCTCGCAGTGGGGCTCGGCGCCGTGACACTGCTGCCGCTGCATTTCGGCAACGCGATCATGCTCGCAACGGGCCAGGACCCGCACGTCGCCGACCTCGCCGGGCGTTTCCTTCGCATCCTGATGTGGGCGGGTGTGCCGATGCTCTGCTCAAGCGTCCTGCGCAACTTCGTCTCGGCGCTCGGTCGGCCGGTCTTCGCCACGATGATCACCGTCACGGCGATCGGCGTCGGCGCTCTGGCCAACTACAGCTTCGTGTTCGGCCACTTCGGGATGCCGGCGCTGGGGATCGAGGGATCCGCCCTGGCCAGCGTCACGGTGTCGTGCTTCATCTGCGCGAGCTACGTCGTGGCCATCTATTCCGACCGGCGGCTGCGCCGCTACCGGGTGTTCGGCAACTGGTGGCGGCCCGAATGGAGCCGGCTGCGCGAACTGCTGGCCAAGGGATCGCCGGTCGCCTTCACGATCCTTGCCGAGATCGGGTTGTTCGCTTCCGCCGCATTCCTGATGGGCCGGATCGGACCCGCCCAGCTGGCCGCACATGCCCTGGCGCTGCAGCTCGCCTCGATCGCTTTCCAGATTCCGTTCGGCGTGGGCCAGGCGGCGACGATCCGCGTCGGCTACCATTTCGGGGCGAAAGACGAGGACGGGATCGCCCGCGCGGGATGGAGCGCGCTGGCCATCGGCGCCGGCGTCATGCTGCTCTCGGCCGGCCTGATGGTGCTGGCGCCGCTACCGATCCTGCGGCTCTACGTCGATGTCGACCTGCCGCAGAATGCGGAAATGATCGCCTTCGCCGTCCAGTTCATGATGATCGCCGCGGCGTTCCAGCTTTCCGACGGGGTGCAGGCGGTTGCCGCCGGCGTGCTGCGCGGCCTGCAGGACACCCGCGTGCCGATGTGGCTGGCGCTGCTGGGCTACTGGGTGCCCGGTCTCGGCACCGCGGTCTGGCTGGGTTTCTACACCCCGCTGGCCGGAACCGGCATCTGGATCGGACTTGCCATCGGCCTTACGGTTGTCGCGGTCTTGCTGACCTTGCGCTTCGCAGCGCGCGGCCGGATCGGCCTGGTGCCCGCCTGA
- the rplJ gene encoding 50S ribosomal protein L10, with protein sequence MDRSQKADSVAQLSEVFNESGVVVVTRNLGLTVAQSTDLRSKMRDAGASYKVAKNRLARLALKDTDYTSLEAYLVGPTALAYSADPVAAAKAVVEFAKTNEKLEIVGGSMGSVALDADGVKALAAMPSLDELRAKIVGLVNAPATKVVQLVNAPASKLARVFGAYAAKEAA encoded by the coding sequence ATGGATCGTTCGCAGAAAGCCGATTCGGTCGCCCAGCTCAGCGAAGTCTTCAACGAGAGCGGCGTGGTGGTTGTCACCCGCAATCTCGGCCTGACGGTGGCCCAGTCCACCGACTTGCGCTCGAAGATGCGCGATGCCGGCGCGTCCTACAAGGTTGCGAAGAACCGCCTCGCCAGGCTCGCCCTGAAGGACACCGACTACACCTCCCTCGAGGCATACCTCGTCGGCCCGACCGCTCTCGCCTATTCGGCGGATCCGGTTGCCGCCGCCAAGGCCGTGGTCGAGTTCGCCAAGACGAACGAAAAGCTCGAAATCGTCGGCGGTTCCATGGGCAGCGTGGCGCTCGACGCCGATGGGGTCAAGGCGCTCGCCGCGATGCCTTCGCTCGACGAGCTCAGGGCCAAGATCGTCGGCCTGGTCAATGCACCCGCCACCAAGGTGGTGCAACTGGTCAACGCCCCGGCGAGCAAGCTGGCGCGCGTTTTCGGGGCCTATGCGGCCAAGGAAGCGGCGTAA
- a CDS encoding MarR family winged helix-turn-helix transcriptional regulator: MNKQEGVCNPAKRNAELRGLVSMRMIRLFVLLRRTGVLAQKRLFELSEIEWRIMVQLGDTAPLSLNGLADALVQDRGQLSRAVKGMVSRGLLRRERKPGGPEIEIELSDEGATLHAQMVRWAAQRDTALTGGIDQGDLDTVLRVTETMIGRAQAMLEKEQQAGA, encoded by the coding sequence ATGAACAAGCAGGAGGGGGTGTGCAACCCCGCCAAAAGGAACGCAGAGCTGCGCGGGCTGGTCAGCATGCGGATGATCCGCCTGTTCGTCCTGCTGCGCCGGACCGGCGTCCTGGCGCAAAAGCGGCTGTTCGAACTTTCCGAAATCGAATGGCGCATCATGGTCCAGTTGGGCGACACCGCGCCTCTGTCGCTCAACGGCCTGGCCGATGCCCTCGTCCAGGATCGCGGGCAGCTCAGCCGCGCCGTGAAGGGCATGGTTTCGCGCGGTCTGCTCAGGCGCGAGCGCAAGCCGGGTGGTCCAGAGATCGAGATCGAACTTTCGGACGAAGGGGCGACGTTGCACGCGCAAATGGTGCGCTGGGCAGCCCAGCGCGACACGGCTCTGACCGGCGGGATCGATCAGGGTGACCTCGACACCGTGCTCCGAGTGACCGAAACGATGATCGGCCGCGCCCAGGCGATGCTCGAAAAGGAACAGCAGGCCGGCGCCTGA
- a CDS encoding baeRF12 domain-containing protein has protein sequence MKLPNNAHVALLDGERFLMLRNTGTLFEPKLEALGEPDIEATNFSAGVRHQDDAGQRNGSTDLNELAHGAAAVEWLNAQVLSNEIDALLVIADPKTLGEMRRHYHKELDARLVGEIAKDLSGEPLPAIEAAIESA, from the coding sequence ATGAAGCTCCCAAACAACGCCCACGTCGCGCTGCTCGACGGAGAGCGCTTTCTCATGCTGCGCAACACGGGAACCCTGTTCGAACCCAAGCTCGAAGCTCTCGGCGAACCCGATATCGAAGCGACCAATTTCAGCGCCGGCGTGCGCCATCAGGACGATGCAGGCCAGCGCAACGGTTCGACCGATCTGAACGAGCTCGCCCACGGCGCAGCTGCGGTCGAGTGGCTCAACGCACAGGTGCTGAGCAACGAAATAGATGCGCTCTTGGTCATCGCCGATCCCAAGACGCTCGGCGAAATGCGCCGGCACTACCACAAGGAACTGGACGCTCGGCTGGTCGGCGAGATTGCCAAGGACCTGTCCGGTGAACCTCTGCCGGCAATAGAGGCGGCCATCGAAAGCGCCTGA
- a CDS encoding acyloxyacyl hydrolase produces the protein MYRFSLACAAALAAWTVPAHAGEVFAGAYVHGVDTPFTLDTPESGTDVELGYRFDPIEGLRAIGKPSPYLFASVNTGGDTSFAGAGLAWKVEKGRFYIRPGIGFVVQDGPRSRIDPLSGKHTELGSRVLFEPELALGTKLSEQLSVEASWVHISHARLFNARQNPGVDMMGVRLNWRL, from the coding sequence ATGTATCGATTTTCCCTTGCCTGCGCCGCTGCGCTCGCCGCCTGGACGGTCCCCGCGCATGCCGGCGAGGTGTTCGCCGGTGCATATGTGCACGGGGTGGACACCCCTTTCACACTGGACACGCCGGAGAGCGGGACCGACGTCGAACTCGGTTACCGCTTCGATCCGATCGAGGGACTGCGGGCGATCGGCAAGCCGTCGCCCTATCTGTTCGCTTCCGTGAACACTGGCGGGGATACCAGCTTTGCCGGGGCTGGCCTGGCGTGGAAAGTCGAGAAGGGGCGCTTCTATATCCGCCCCGGGATTGGGTTCGTGGTGCAGGATGGCCCGCGTTCCCGCATCGATCCGCTGTCGGGCAAGCATACCGAGCTTGGAAGCCGGGTGCTGTTCGAACCCGAGCTCGCGCTTGGTACCAAGCTATCCGAGCAGCTTTCTGTCGAAGCGAGCTGGGTGCACATCAGCCATGCCCGACTGTTTAACGCGCGGCAGAACCCGGGCGTCGACATGATGGGCGTGCGGCTCAACTGGCGCTTGTGA